From Aspergillus fumigatus Af293 chromosome 5, whole genome shotgun sequence, a single genomic window includes:
- a CDS encoding GTPase-activating protein — translation MLQWSSFVQKAQSFIDPANFSLPTLTSSDRNPSKASLFRQQFRLPDSQNPLQEITAELILPVPHTSPSSTSQGDQFRPLDRPGNRYAGRLHLSERFLCFSTQPTSFAPSATLSASTQWTGQTNGTGPSGNGFTLPLCCIRRVERLNSLSHVFSLALTTWNGALGKQPPPGFVPQKFTIQLVGSRQACERFCDGLKKGLREAMKEIENLRVVVNDCYSEYLLSGAKAKDQNPDTAEARQPPDAGLGMIFRYPGDARKLRDRSKMRLWGEYFRENGRNATLVRQPTFHKLIRVGLPNRLRGEIWEVTSGSLYLRLRSPKLYTDTLAKFSGRESLAIDEIEKDLNRSLPEYPGFQSEEGIGRLRRVLTAYSWTNAEIGYCQAMNIVVAALLIYMSETQAFFLLSVLCDRLLPGYYSTTMYGTLLDQKVFESLVEKTMPVLWDHLSKSDVQLSVVSLPWFLSLYINSMPLVFAFRVLDVFFLEGPKVLFQVGLAILRINGEELLDVQDDGSFISVLKSYFSRLDESAHPKSENPKLRAITRFQELMVVAFKEFSGITHSTITEQREKHKDAVLENIESFAKRTSIRNLGPDSKRLSMDDLGLIYDRFYEVLYDRQQKQRLIDEEKKRQEKKRAERTSILGPPVDQEVGRVGLGPSPTHMDYDAFRDFLAITAKWAVTDSPGPSRKESSADINGSFRGFGKWTSGANHKPEPADHEFMQRLFRKWATDPSEGLSLQNVVNGLARLKGTRDIMNSINYFFDLYDDNGDGKIDREGILRMSEALLFLSRRGFDGTITPSQSLEDLNDRNHPERDKLSTDERFLGSVSSFIRRCFEYADPSKPEGKTTDTANDTNEAADKLDSFAIGDDDEEDLIDMEENKNPKEAPPSQAPDNEHDADANTEHNRKTSEAANPALDPNNPLHITLPTFRMVILADELLEQFFETFFPQSFRLSDHPHPASTTMSLSSNLTTFSNIGTAKAPGSTVSGAPVGGASGGIVPPGKGLRGVLDNIVSDGIRMAAEVKKRMDEAQRELERNALNRDEDDEDEEDDFDPRTGAAASATMVGGIASWGAGAYGADPERRSVRDADRDLLEGAEVLSVREKDSASLIDGKDGHRGSGEASHASQADTSTRQTSDPKHDHVVSKVVEFDS, via the exons ATGTTGCAGTGGTCGTCATTCGTTCAAAAAGCCCAGTCTTTTATCGACCCGGCCAATTTCAGCCTTCCGACTCTGACATCCTCCGATCGCAATCCATCCAAAGCGTCCCTCTTCCGTCAGCAATTCCGTCTCCCTGATTCCCAAAACCCATTGCAGGAGATTACTGCCGAGTTAATCCTGCCTGTTCCGCATACCTCTCCGTCATCTACGTCGCAAGGAGATCAGTTTCGGCCTCTCGACCGCCCAGGCAATCGGTATGCTGGGAGACTCCATCTGAGCGAACGCTTTCTCTGCTTTTCCACGCAGCCGACTAGCTTCGCCCCTTCCGCGACACTCAGCGCGTCTACGCAGTGGACCGGTCAGACGAATGGCACGGGGCCTTCCGGCAATGGCTTCACCCTTCCGCTATGCTGTATCCGGCGGGTGGAAAGGCTGAACAGTCTCAGTCACGTCTTCTCACTCGCGTTGACTACGTGGAATGGCGCTCTGGGAAAGCAGCCACCTCCGGGTTTTGTTCCGCAGAAATTCACCATCCAGCTGGTGGGGAGCAGGCAGGCCTGCGAACGATTTTGTGATGGTTTGAAGAAGGGACTGCGGGAAGCgatgaaggagattgagaatcTACGGGTGGTTGTAAACGACTGTTACTCGGAATACTTGCTCTCCGGGGCCAAGGCTAAAGACCAGAATCCAGATACTGCTGAAGCGCGCCAACCCCCAGATGCTGGTCTGGGAATGATATTTCGTTATCCTGGTGATGCTCGCAAACTGCGGGATCGCAGCAAGATGAGGCTATGGGGGGAATACTTCAGAG AAAATGGCCGGAATGCAACCTTAGTTCGGCAGCCGACCTTTCATAAGCTGATCCGAGTCGGTCTGCCAAATCGTTTACGTGGAGAGATATGGGAGGTGACCTCAGGGTCCTTGTACCTGCGGCTGAGGTCTCCAAAGTTATACACTGATACTTTGGCCAAATTCTCCGGCCGGGAGTCCTTAGCGATCGACGAAATCGAGAAGGACCTGAACCGGAGTCTCCCCGAGTACCCTGGCTTTCAAAGTGAAGAGGGCATTGGCCGGCTTCGAAGGGTCCTGACAGCTTACAGTTGGACTAATGCGGAGATCGGATATTGTCAGGCTATGAATATTGTTGTGGCGGCTTTGTTGAT ATATATGTCAGAAACACAAGCATTCTTCCTGTTGTCCGTACTGTGCGATCGTCTTTTGCCAGGGTACTATTCGACAACCATGTACGGCACCCTGCTGGATCAGAAGGTGTTTGAGTCATTGGTAGAGAAGACCATGCCGGTATTGTGGGACCACCTTTCCAAGTCCGATGTTCAGCTGTCCGTCGTTTCCCTTCCTTGGTTTCTCTCACTATACATCAACTCTATGCCACTGGTTTTTGCATTCCGGGTGTTGGATGTCTTTTTCTTAGAGGGCCCAAAGGTACTCTTTCAAGTCGGTCTCGCCATCCTGCGCATAAACGGCGAAGAGCTCCTGGATGTTCAGGACGATGGGTCTTTCATCTCAGTCCTCAAATCTTACTTCTCACGTTTGGATGAGTCAGCACATCCAAAATCGGAGAATCCAAAGCTAAGAGCGATCACGCGATTCCAAGAGTTGATGGTTGTTGCGTTCAAAGAATTTTCGGGTATCACACATAGCACCATCACCGAACAGCGTGAGAAGCACAAAGACGCGGTTCTTGAGAATATTGAGAGTTTTGCGAAACGCACGTCTATTCGGAACCTTGGCCCAGACAGCAAACGCCTAAGCATGGATGATCTGGGCCTGATCTATGACCGATTCTACGAAGTGCTGTATGACCGCCAGCAGAAGCAAAGACTTATCGACGAGGAAAAGAAGCgccaggagaagaaaagggccGAACGAACTTCAATACTCGGCCCTCCTGTAGACCAAGAAGTGGGTCGGGTCGGCCTTGGACCTAGCCCTACTCATATGGATTACGACGCTTTCCGCGACTTCCTTGCTATTACAGCGAAATGGGCTGTTACCGATTCTCCCGGCCCGTCGCGGAAGGAGTCATCGGCCGATATAAATGGAAGCTTTAGAGGCTTCGGCAAATGGACATCCGGAGCGAACCATAAGCCCGAACCTGCAGACCACGAATTCATGCAAAGACTGTTCCGTAAATGGGCGACGGATCCGTCCGAAGGCCTGAGCTTGCAAAACGTGGTAAATGGCCTTGCACGGCTGAAGGGCACGCGGGATATCATGAATAGCATTAACTACTTTTTTGATTTGTATGATGACAATGGCGATGGAAAGATCGACCGGGAAGGCATACTCCGGATGTCAGAAGCTTTGCTCTTCCTTTCTCGCCGAGGTTTCGACGGTACCATCACGCCGAGTCAATCTCTGGAGGATTTGAATGACCGGAACCACCCAGAACGGGATAAGCTGAGCACCGATGAAAGATTCCTCGGTAGCGTCAGCTCGTTCATCCGTCGATGTTTCGAGTATGCTGATCCTAGCAAACCCGAGGGCAAGACAACCGACACTGCGAATGATACAAATGAAGCAGCTGACAAGCTGGATTCGTTTGCtattggagatgatgacgaggaggatcttATCGACATGGAAGAGAACAAAAATCCCAAGGAAGCTCCTCCGTCACAAGCGCCGGATAACGAGCACGATGCGGATGCCAACACAGAGCATAATCGCAAGACATCAGAAGCTGCCAATCCAGCGCTTGATCCCAACAATCCCCTTCATATCACCCTCCCCACTTTCCGAATGGTCATTTTGGCtgatgagctgctggagcaaTTCTTCGAGACCTTCTTCCCCCAGTCCTTCCGTCTTTCCGATCATCCCCACCCTGCATCAACAACCATGTCCCTCTCGTCTAATCTGACCACCTTCTCAAACATCGGCACTGCTAAAGCCCCAGGTAGCACCGTATCAGGTGCACCTGTTGGTGGGGCATCTGGCGGCATCGTTCCCCCGGGGAAAGGTCTCCGTGGCGTCCTGGACAACATCGTCTCCGACGGGATCCGAATGGCCGCCGAGGTCAAGAAGCGAATGGACGAGGCCCAACGGGAACTGGAGCGCAATGCACTCAACcgagacgaagacgacgaagacgaggaggacgattTCGATCCCCGCACCGGCGCCGCCGCTTCGGCCACCATGGTCGGAGGAATAGCCAGTTGGGGCGCCGGGGCATACGGCGCCGACCCTGAGCGCCGCAGCGTCCGCGACGCAGATCGTGACCTCCTCGAGGGAGCCGAAGTGCTCAGTGTCCGTGAGAAGGATTCTGCCTCGCTCATCGATGGCAAAGACGGTCATCGGGGTTCAGGCGAAGCGAGCCATGCCTCGCAGGCAGACACGTCAACCCGACAGACATCGGATCCAAAACATGACCACGTCGTCAGTAAAGTCGTCGAATTCGACTCATAA
- a CDS encoding SDR family oxidoreductase has translation MPVPTEDYISDSWKEGLFTNKVVFCTGGAGTICSAQVRALVHLGADACIVGRNVEKTEKAARDIATARPGAKVIGIGAVDVRKYDDLKNAVDRCVKELGAIDFVIAGAAGNFLASIQQLSVNAFKSVIDIDVLGSYNTLKATIPHLVESAKKHRVDSESLRPSPLGTGGRIIFVSATIHYRAMPFQAHVAVAKAGIDALSHTVSIEYGPLGVTSNIIAPGPIASTEGLDRLLPSDIKETYIKSQPLGRFGSVRDIADATVYLFSNTGSYVSGQILVVDGASWRMSSGGAAYGQLQYPDFLLTGNPVQNVKGQKKSKL, from the exons ATGCCTGTTCCCACGGAAGACTACATCAGTGACTCCTGGAAGGAGGGCCTCTTCA CAAACAAAGTCGTCTTCTGCACAGGTGGCGCAGGCACCATCTGCAGTGCGCAGGTTCGCGCTCTCGTCCATCTAGGCGCGGACGCCTGCATCGTCGGCCGAAACGTTGAGAAGACGGAAAAGGCAGCCAGGGACATTGCCACCGCTCGACCAGGAGCCAAGGTCATCGGCATTGGCGCGGTTGATGTCCGCAAGTACGATGATCTGAAGAATGCCGTTGATCGCTGCGTCAAGGAGCTCGGGGCTATCGACTTTGTTAT CGCCGGTGCGGCAGGCAACTTCCTGGCTTCAATCCAGCAGCTATCGGTCAATGCTTTCAAGTCGGTGATTGATATCGATGTGCTGGGATCGTACAATACCCTCAAAGCGACGATTCCTCACCTCGTCGAATCTGCGAAGAAGCACAGGGTTGACTCGGAGTCCC TGCGCCCCTCGCCACTCGGCACCGGCGGAcgcatcatcttcgtcagcGCTACGATCCACTACCGCGCAATGCCCTTCCAAGCGCATGTGGCTGTCGCCAAAGCCGGCATCGACGCCCTGTCTCACACCGTGTCCATCGAGTATGGTCCACTCGGGGTAACTTCGAATATCATTGCTCCTGGGCCAATCGCTTCCACAGAG GGTCTCGACCGCCTTCTACCCTCCGACATAAAAGAAACATACATCAAGTCCCAACCCCTGGGCCGCTTCGGCTCTGTCCGTGATATCGCCGATGCTACGGTCTACCTCTTCTCAAATACCGGTAGTTATGTTTCTGGCCAAATCCTTGTCG TTGACGGTGCCAGCTGGCGCATGTCGTCTGGCGGTGCGGCGTACGGGCAGCTGCAGTATCCGGATTTCCTGCTCACCGGGAACCCAGTGCAGAATGTCAAGGGGCAGAAGAAATCAAAACTCTGA
- a CDS encoding flavin-containing monooxygenase, with translation MHIRKELSEYASLRGTTGPYADNLSVDVVIVGAGFGGIYCLYEMRKLGLKAVIYEAGDDVGGTWRWNCYPGAAVDSEIPEYRYSIPETWKDWTWSTNYPNYEELRRYFDHVDQVLQAAGRSKRPMGERRRPSTSLSPPGSLQSGTSPSGREWIHSRALSTTPPFGRASTPSMSEESAARLSALARQGCKSRRPGVQRRARSRCSSGLPTWPFPMRKRALSAEAQQEAKALYPELFSFREKAFAAFLYTFSEKSLWEDNEEEREAFLEKLWAEGGFRFWVANYRDYLFDAEANRIVYDFWCRKVRQRIGDPKARELLAPREPPHYFGVKRPCLEETYFEQFNRKNVEVVDIKNNPVVAFTETGIQLEDGTVHEVDVVCVATGLDITTGGMTNMGLTSIHGTTLKDEWKDGAYTYLGLTVSGYLNMFHLYGPQGPTLLSNGPTTVEVQGRWIADAIKQIERQGIKYIDPLPESARAWKKRINELSDLTLFPTTKSTYMGGTIPGKVFEQGNYTGGIPQYLAEIRAALPKFDGFTTVKY, from the exons ATGCATATCAGGAAGGAACTTAGCGAATATGCCTCCCTTCGAGGCACGACTGGACCCTACGCTGATAACCTCAGCGTCGATGTCGTCATCGTGGGAGCCGGCTTCGGCGGCATCTACTGCCTTTACGAGATGCGTAAGCTGGGTCTCAAGGCCGTCATATACGAAGCgggcgatgatgtcggcGGCACCTGGCGCTGGAACTGTTATCCAGGAGCCGCGGTGGACTCGGAAATCCCAGAGTACCGGTACTCTATTCCCGAGACCTGGAAGGATTGGACCTGGTCGACAAACTACCCCAACTACGAGGAGCTGAGGCGATACTTTGACCACGTCGACCAGGTGCTCCAG GCCGCTGGCAGGTCAAAACGGCCGATGGGAGAACGGCGTCGTCCAAGTACCTCATTATCGCCGCCGGGTTCTCTGCAAAGCGGTACATCCCCGAGTGGCCGGGAATGGATACATTCCAGGGCATTGTCCACCACTCCTCCTTTTGGCCGGGCGAGCACACCATCGATGTCCGAGGAAAGCGCTGCGCGGTTATCGGCACTGGCGCGTCAGGGGTGCAAGTCACGCAGGCCTGGGGTCCAAAGACGGGCTCGCTCAAGGTGTTCCAGCGGACTCCCAACTTGGCCATTTCCCATGCGAAAACGCGCCCTTAGCGCCGAGGCTCAGCAAGAAGCCAAAGCGCTCTATCCCGAACTGTTCTCGTTCCGTGAGAAGGCCTTCGCGGCATTCCTGTACACATTCAGTGAAAAGAGTCTCTGGGAAGACAACGAAGAAGAACGGGAAGCTTTCTTGGAGAAGTTATGGGCCGAAGGGGGCTTCCGCTTCTGGGTCGCCAATTACCGCGACTACCTCTTCGACGCCGAAGCCAACCGCATCGTGTACGACTTCTGGTGCAGAAAGGTCCGCCAGCGCATCGGCGACCCAAAGGCCCGGGAGCTGCTTGCGCCGCGCGAGCCACCGCACTACTTCGGCGTCAAGCGTCCTTGTCTCGAAGAAACCTACTTCGAGCAGTTCAACCGGAAGAATGTCGAGGTCGTGGATATCAAGAATAACCCCGTCGTGGCGTTCACCGAGACCGGGATCCAGCTCGAAGACGGCACCGTACACGAGGTCGACGTCGTCTGCGTCGCGACCGGGCTCGACATTACCACTGGCGGAATGACCAATATGGGGTTGACCAGCATCCATGGCACGACGCTCAAGGACGAGTGGAAGGACGGCGCGTACACGTATCTTGGTTTGACGGTCAGCGGATACCTCAATATGTTTCATCTGTATGGACCACAGGGACCTACGCTGCTGAGCAACGGACCGACGACCGTAGAGGTCCAGGGCCGCTGGATTGCAGACGCGATCAAGCAGATTGAGCGCCAGGGGATCAAGTATATTGACCCTCTCCCGGAATCAGCTCGCGCTTGGAAGAAACGGATCAATGAGCTTTCGGACCTCACCCTCTTTCCTACCACCAAATCCACGTACATGGGTGGGACCATACCCGGGAAAGTCTTTGAGCAGGGAAATTATACCGGTGGTATACCCCAGTATTTGGCGGAGATTCGCGCTGCTCTCCCGAAGTTCGATGGGTTCACTACTGTCAAATATTAA
- a CDS encoding serine hydrolase domain-containing protein, producing the protein MTSLSPQAVTALKARVDAACADQHKGIPGAVVVVVGKDGKEHFAHASGKRGYGSEEAMTLDSVFWIASCTKMITGIACLQLVERGRLSLDDSDQVETICPELKEVKVLQDDGTLVEKRRGITLRMLLNHTGVMVERVTGQSLNEYFHCNIFEPLGLNNISMFPSASMKEKLAYMNQRDAHGHLSSRDHLLRRPLIVQTAADRKSCFNSGGAGCFAQPQEYCQILATLLNNGTSPITGKRILETTTVDEMFRNQIPNLPNFAAQGIPPSKPDLTNEIAHLYPSPTPQGWGLTFMLTGGSTGRSEGTAHWAGLANLWWWCDREKGVAGMICTQLLPFADPQVWSLWLDVESAVYRGLAQD; encoded by the exons ATGActtctctctctccacaAGCGGTAACTGCCCTCAAAGCGCGGGTAGACGCAGCCTGCGCGGACCAGCACAAGGGTATCCCCGGTGCGGTAGTGGTAGTCGTCGGcaaggatggcaaggagCATTTTGCGCATGCGAGTGGGAAGCGCGGGTACggctctgaagaagcaaTGACGCTGGACAGCGTCTTCTGGATTGCATCGTGCACGAAGATGATTACGGGAATTGCGTGTCTGCAGCTTGTTGAACGGGGGCGATTGAGCCTGGACGATTCGGACCAAGTTGAGACGATATGCCCCGAGCTGAAAGAGGTGAAGGTGTTGCAGGACGATGGGACTTTGGTAGAGAAGCGGAGGGGAATTACcttgaggatgttgttgaaCCATACCG GGGTCATGGTCGAGCGTGTCACCGGGCAGTCATTGAACGAGTACTTCCACTGCAACATCTTCGAGCCCCTGGGGCTGAATAACATCTCGATGTTTCCGTCGGCGTCAATGAAGGAGAAGTTGGCATACATGAATCAAAGAGACGCGCATGGCCACCTCTCCAGCCGAGACCACCTGCTTCGGCGGCCGCTGATCGTGCAGACCGCTGCGGATCGCAAGAGCTGCTTCAACAGCGGTGGAGCGGGCTGTTTCGCTCAACCACAAGAGTACTGTC AAATCCTTGCTACACTGCTAAACAACGGCACCTCACCCATCACCGGCAAGCGAATCCTCGAGACAACCACAGTCGACGAGATGTTCCGCAATCAGATCCCCAACCTCCCCAATTTTGCCGCACAAGGCATCCCTCCTTCGAAGCCTGACCTCACCAATGAAATAGCTCATCTGTACCCATCGCCGACACCTCAGGGGTGGGGCCTCACCTTTATGCTGACGGGAGGGTCCACTGGACGGTCTGAAGGGACGGCGCACTGGGCAGGACTTGCGAACCTCTGGTGGTGGTGCGATAGGGAGAAAGGGGTCGCAGGGATGATTTGTACTCAACTCTTGCCCTTTGCTGATCCCCAAGTTTGGAGCCTTTGGCTGGATGTGGAGTCTGCCGTCTACCGTGGCCTGGCTCAGGATTAG
- a CDS encoding Zn(II)2Cys6 transcription factor, giving the protein MEAHRRRQHHSCDPCRKGKRACDAPARRDRHADAGSRRVLAESNLNIPCSNCRKYNRECTFNWLVENRAAARAGRKQKSRNVSNLPRADDVSSSRSGTDLLDDLRYSSSWLSNSPGNGVSSNGSTEDQPGTWSMPSNAVSIPLRSKESELDPFSVMLWNANTAHVPPSNAETAGSAEDTCSSLDYYQQSLSSSGPHSLDETLDLLQQFDDSSPGLSSSYYSSPPGFVIPEGSDGLPTFPADSLYPSGNKDSLFVLSDNISDSYARSMMTQNLIRIYHDSMENALSCWLTEQNCPYNTAVPYTSPSGLASKAQAAWAPNWTNRICTRVCRLDRAYASVRGRNLSAAEEKMASRALHTAIMAFASQWAQKMPRSNGFSLTSPVAQHERVIRENLWNQARRALENAAGIPSFRVAFANIIFSIGQRPLNVDEDMELHELLENDSAPLFMEAAVRQLFSIRYKLTRLERQKPKSRSSPEQSKIDLASMDMPSPQTDAFYADPEHQETVNLLFWLVVMFDTLQAAMYQRPLAISDEDSQITSVSPAVSNAKPDSSVDLDGWNITYSRALKEKQDLWGDFFLHKRAARQGANPPRWPCSYEEAAEILSDASPVKVLLFRQVTRLQTLVYRGASPDLLEEIIQKTLRIYQHWNTTYKQFFQSCNANHDDLPPRIQSWYVIVAGHWHLAAMLLADTVKGIDEGHLGLDSRREARTAIDFVATLRRDNALAVGAIAQRSLQGRDSLANRIQFYHDAVNEAAFLTEPWTLVLIRCFAKAAYILLDDITPQSHGARPDDPSEYARRNCEFCISALWCLGTKSDMAFVAARSLSKLLDTRLGKGVDQFCSVGEGARIPSMPLFDERGSGELGSVGISV; this is encoded by the coding sequence ATGGAGGCTCATCGTCGACGCCAGCACCACAGCTGCGATCCATGTCGGAAGGGGAAGCGGGCGTGCGATGCGCCTGCTCGTAGAGACCGGCACGCGGACGCCGGCAGCCGAAGGGTGCTAGCAGAGAGCAACCTCAACATCCCGTGCTCGAACTGCAGGAAATACAATCGAGAATGCACGTTCAACTGGTTAGTCGAGAACCGCGCCGCCGCACGGGCGGGTCGAAAGCAGAAGAGCCGTAATGTGAGCAACTTGCCTCGAGCGGACGACGTGAGTTCGAGTCGCTCGGGAACCGACCTGCTGGACGATCTGCGGTACTCCTCGTCGTGGCTATCCAACAGTCCTGGGAATGGGGTGTCGTCGAACGGTTCGACGGAGGACCAGCCCGGGACGTGGTCGATGCCGTCGAATGCCGTCTCGATACCGCTGAGAAGCAAGGAGTCGGAACTCGATCCGTTCAGTGTCATGCTGTGGAATGCAAATACAGCACACGTACCGCCGAGCAATGCGGAAACGGCGGGCTCGGCTGAGGACACTTGTTCGAGTCTGGACTACTACCAGCAGAGCTTGTCCAGTTCGGGACCGCACTCGCTCGACGAGACGCTAGATCTACTTCAACAGTTCGATGATTCGAGTCCAGGATTGAGTAGCTCGTATTACTCTTCGCCACCTGGCTTTGTGATTCCGGAAGGTAGTGACGGTCTACCGACATTCCCGGCAGACAGTCTCTATCCCTCCGGGAACAAAGATAGTCTATTTGTTCTTTCCGATAACATCTCAGACAGCTATGCCCGCTCGATGATGACACAGAATCTTATCCGCATATACCATGACAGCATGGAGAATGCGTTGTCCTGCTGGCTCACGGAGCAAAACTGTCCCTACAACACGGCAGTCCCGTACACCTCACCGAGCGGGCTCGCCAGTAAGGCACAAGCGGCATGGGCCCCGAACTGGACGAACCGGATCTGTACTCGGGTCTGTCGGCTCGATCGAGCGTATGCATCCGTCCGTGGGCGAAACCTCAGCGCcgcagaagagaaaatggCATCGAGAGCGCTCCACACCGCCATCATGGCGTTCGCCTCGCAGTGGGCGCAGAAGATGCCCAGAAGCAATGGCTTTTCTCTTACCTCGCCCGTCGCGCAGCACGAGCGTGTCATCCGGGAGAATCTGTGGAACCAGGCGCGGCGTGCTCTGGAGAATGCAGCGGGTATCCCTTCGTTCCGGGTTGCGTTTGCgaacatcatcttctccatcggaCAGCGTCCGCTCAATGTCGATGAGGACATGGAGCTGCATGAGTTGCTGGAGAATGACAGCGCGCCGTTGTTCATGGAGGCGGCGGTGCGACAGCTGTTTTCAATCCGATATAAACTGACCCGTCTCGAGCGGCAGAAGCCAAAGTCGCGAAGTTCGCCAGAGCAGAGCAAGATCGATCTCGCCAGTATGGATATGCCGTCGCCACAGACGGATGCGTTCTATGCCGACCCGGAGCACCAGGAAACCGTCAACCTCCTGTTCTGGCTGGTGGTCATGTTCGACACCCTGCAGGCGGCCATGTATCAGCGTCCCCTCGCCATCTCCGACGAGGACAGCCAGATCACGTCCGTGTCACCGGCGGTCTCCAACGCCAAACCCGACAGCAGCGTCGACCTCGACGGCTGGAACATCACGTACTCCCGCGCCCTGAAAGAGAAACAAGACCTCTGGGgcgacttcttcctccacaAACGCGCCGCACGCCAGGGCGCGAACCCACCCCGCTGGCCCTGCTCCTACGAAGAAGCCGCCGAGATCCTCTCCGACGCCAGCCCcgtcaaagtcctcctcttccgacAAGTCACCCGCCTCCAGACCCTCGTCTACCGCGGCGCCAGTCCCGACCTCCTGGAGGAGATCATCCAAAAGACGCTGCGCATCTACCAACACTGGAACACCACCTACAAGCAATTCTTCCAGAGCTGCAACGCAAACCACGACGATCTGCCCCCGCGCATCCAGTCGTGGTACGTCATCGTCGCAGGGCACTGGCATCTCGCCGCCATGCTGCTCGCCGACACCGTCAAGGGCATCGACGAGGGCCACCTCGGCCTGGACAGCCGGCGCGAAGCCCGCACCGCAATCGACTTCGTCGCCACCCTCCGGCGGGACAACGCGCTGGCCGTCGGGGCCATCGCTCAGCGCTCCCTGCAGGGGCGGGACTCCCTGGCCAACCGCATCCAGTTCTACCACGACGCCGTGAACGAGGCCGCGTTTCTGACGGAGCCGTGGACGCTCGTCCTGATTCGCTGTTTCGCCAAGGCGGCGTATATTCTGCTAGACGACATCACGCCGCAGTCGCACGGCGCGCGGCCGGACGACCCGTCCGAGTACGCCCGGCGGAACTGCGAGTTCTGTATCTCGGCGCTGTGGTGTCTGGGGACGAAATCGGACATGGCGTTTGTGGCTGCGCGCTCGTTGTCGAAGCTGCTGGATACGCGACTAGGGAAAGGTGTCGATCAGTTCTGTTCCGTAGGGGAGGGTGCTCGGATTCCGTCCATGCCGCTTTTTGATGAACGGGGATCGGGCGAGTTGGGCAGTGTCGGGATCTCGGTGTAG